In Salana multivorans, a single genomic region encodes these proteins:
- a CDS encoding DUF2510 domain-containing protein: MLTKEPGWHPDPDGGRQVRFWDGEEWTDYVQPLTPVAVLSHGPETAQADYPYLADANIGPAREPRLVETWTPEVVTPIGGGPGRPRRQGSALRWWIVAGAVALVLVVVGVVTALRPDTTSPLVDPSPSSTVTASSAVEVGQAVTVDVPAQGTGVVPIHVSEPGSYLIEAVGEQGDIAGRLLQGDQELWRGDDRGNVLADVIGGEWSDPAVFVELETGDYAFEVTEHDALATSAQVLLYPVETVDISPDAPVTVTIPEDQYVVLRLTLDAETDLVVDVRGDGDWDDPQIAFFPRGVPTLSGDRGAQKASDLGGSEWDPYVDATFPAGSSFLLLTEYSWLEADVTITVSPAP, translated from the coding sequence GTGCTGACGAAGGAACCGGGCTGGCACCCCGACCCCGACGGGGGTCGGCAGGTGCGCTTCTGGGACGGTGAGGAGTGGACGGACTACGTCCAGCCGCTCACCCCGGTCGCCGTGCTCTCCCACGGGCCGGAGACCGCCCAGGCGGACTACCCCTACCTCGCCGACGCGAACATCGGGCCGGCGCGCGAGCCGCGGCTCGTCGAGACGTGGACGCCGGAGGTCGTGACGCCGATCGGCGGCGGTCCCGGTCGCCCGCGCCGGCAGGGCTCGGCGCTGCGCTGGTGGATCGTCGCGGGCGCCGTCGCGCTCGTGCTCGTCGTCGTGGGCGTCGTGACGGCGCTGCGACCGGACACGACGTCCCCGCTGGTCGACCCGTCGCCGTCGTCGACCGTGACGGCGTCCTCCGCCGTCGAGGTCGGCCAGGCCGTGACGGTCGACGTCCCGGCGCAGGGCACCGGTGTCGTGCCCATCCACGTGAGCGAGCCGGGGTCCTACCTCATCGAGGCCGTCGGCGAGCAGGGCGACATCGCCGGTCGCCTGCTCCAGGGCGACCAGGAGCTGTGGCGCGGCGACGACCGCGGCAACGTCCTCGCCGACGTCATCGGTGGCGAGTGGTCCGACCCCGCGGTGTTCGTCGAGCTCGAGACCGGCGACTACGCCTTCGAGGTGACCGAGCACGACGCGCTGGCCACCTCGGCGCAGGTGCTCCTCTACCCCGTCGAGACCGTCGACATCTCGCCCGACGCCCCCGTGACGGTCACCATCCCTGAGGACCAGTACGTCGTGCTGCGTCTCACGCTCGACGCGGAGACCGACCTCGTGGTGGACGTGCGCGGCGACGGCGACTGGGACGACCCGCAGATCGCGTTCTTCCCCCGCGGCGTGCCGACGCTGTCCGGCGACCGCGGCGCGCAGAAGGCGTCCGACCTCGGCGGAAGCGAGTGGGACCCCTACGTCGACGCGACCTTCCCGGCCGGCTCGTCGTTCCTGCTGCTCACCGAGTACTCCTGGCTCGAGGCCGACGTCACCATCACGGTGAGCCCCGCCCCCTGA
- a CDS encoding HhH-GPD-type base excision DNA repair protein produces MTTDHLWLSGNDEADELLTRDDFALLVGMLLDQQVPMETAFAGPWKIEQRLGAFSPAAIATVPAEEFVELCRTPPAVHRYPGSMAGRIQDLARAVVEQYGGETSGLWRGTDGTTVTGAELLARLRALPGFGDQKARIMLALLGKQRGVDATGWREAAGDYGLDGFRSIADVRDAESLHRVRETKQAAKATARAAKG; encoded by the coding sequence ATGACCACCGACCACCTGTGGCTCTCGGGCAACGACGAGGCGGACGAGCTGCTGACGCGCGACGACTTCGCGCTGCTCGTCGGCATGCTGCTCGACCAGCAGGTCCCGATGGAGACGGCGTTCGCCGGCCCGTGGAAGATCGAGCAGCGCCTCGGCGCGTTCTCGCCGGCGGCGATCGCCACGGTCCCGGCGGAGGAGTTCGTCGAGCTGTGCCGCACGCCGCCGGCCGTCCACCGCTACCCGGGCTCGATGGCGGGCCGGATCCAGGACCTCGCGCGCGCCGTCGTCGAGCAGTACGGCGGCGAGACGTCGGGACTGTGGCGCGGGACGGACGGCACGACGGTCACGGGTGCCGAGCTGCTCGCGCGGCTCCGCGCCCTGCCGGGCTTCGGCGACCAGAAGGCCCGCATCATGCTCGCTCTCCTTGGCAAGCAGCGGGGCGTCGACGCGACCGGATGGCGCGAGGCGGCGGGCGACTACGGGCTGGACGGTTTCCGCTCCATCGCCGACGTGCGCGACGCCGAGAGCCTGCACCGCGTGCGCGAGACGAAGCAGGCGGCCAAGGCCACGGCGCGCGCGGCCAAGGGCTGA
- a CDS encoding lipoate--protein ligase family protein, translated as MHGEYKVPGGKLVVVDLETDGDGEDATIRDVVISGDFFLEPDEALGDIVGAITGLPAATSVEAMARLVARAVGDEAVMVGFTPEAVAIAVRRALGHATSWQDHTFEVIRGGAEAPFVQMALDEVLAQAVGAGTRGPTLRFWEWERNVVVIGSFQSMRNEIDPEGRDRQDVTVTRRVSGGGAMFIQPGNTITYSLYVPASLVEGLSFEQSYAFLDDWVLGALREIGIEATYVPLNDIASPAGKIAGAAQKRYASGAVLHHVTMAYDIDADAMLDVLRIGREKLSDKGTKSANKRVDPLRSQTGMSRESIMDSFAASFSARYATVPGEITAAERAEAERLAAEKFSTPEWLNRVP; from the coding sequence ATGCACGGTGAGTACAAGGTTCCGGGCGGGAAGCTCGTCGTCGTCGACCTCGAGACCGACGGCGACGGCGAGGACGCGACGATCCGCGACGTCGTCATCTCCGGTGACTTCTTCCTCGAGCCGGACGAGGCGCTCGGTGACATCGTCGGCGCGATCACCGGCCTCCCGGCCGCCACGTCGGTCGAGGCGATGGCGCGCCTGGTCGCGCGCGCCGTCGGCGACGAGGCGGTCATGGTCGGGTTCACGCCCGAGGCCGTCGCGATCGCGGTGCGCCGCGCGCTGGGGCACGCGACGAGCTGGCAGGACCACACGTTCGAGGTCATCCGGGGCGGTGCCGAGGCGCCGTTCGTGCAGATGGCGCTGGACGAGGTGCTGGCCCAGGCGGTCGGCGCCGGGACGCGCGGGCCGACGCTGCGGTTCTGGGAGTGGGAGCGCAACGTCGTCGTCATCGGCTCGTTCCAGTCGATGCGCAACGAGATCGACCCCGAGGGTCGCGACCGGCAGGACGTGACGGTGACCCGTCGGGTCTCCGGCGGGGGCGCCATGTTCATCCAGCCCGGCAACACGATCACCTACTCCCTGTACGTGCCGGCGTCGCTGGTCGAGGGCCTCAGCTTCGAGCAGTCGTACGCGTTCCTCGACGACTGGGTGCTCGGCGCGCTGCGCGAGATCGGGATCGAGGCGACCTACGTCCCGCTCAACGACATCGCCTCGCCGGCCGGCAAGATCGCGGGTGCCGCGCAGAAGCGCTACGCGTCGGGCGCGGTGCTGCACCACGTCACGATGGCGTACGACATCGACGCCGACGCGATGCTCGACGTGCTCCGGATCGGCCGCGAGAAGCTGTCCGACAAGGGGACGAAGAGCGCGAACAAGCGAGTCGACCCGCTGCGCAGCCAGACCGGGATGAGCCGCGAGTCGATCATGGACTCGTTCGCCGCGTCCTTCTCGGCGCGGTACGCGACGGTGCCGGGGGAGATCACGGCGGCCGAGCGCGCCGAGGCCGAGCGGCTCGCGGCGGAGAAGTTCTCCACGCCCGAGTGGCTGAACCGCGTGCCGTGA
- the cimA gene encoding citramalate synthase, with amino-acid sequence MTTPRALDGVTVEIYDTTLRDGAQQEGMNLTVADKLIIAPLLDELGVGVIEGGWPGAIPKDTEFFGLVDKEIEFEHATFAAFGSTRKPGARAHDDVQVRALLDSAADVVTLVAKSDIRHVERALRTTGEENLAMIADTVAYLVGEGRRVIVDAEHFFDGYRFDPAYALSALETAFAAGASDVVLCDTNGGMLPDWVHEIVSAVRLRSDGALGIHAHNDSGCAVANSIAAVLAGARQVQGCINGYGERTGNADLLTIVANLELKLGATCLPEGRLAEATRIAHAVSEVTNIPPYGRQPYIGASAFAHKAGLHASAIRVDPDLYQHIDPTLVGNDMRMLVSEMAGRASVELKGRELGIDLTGRPEVLGRVVDRVKNAEAAGYTYDAADASFALMLREELDGQRPTYFRVQSWRASVAYSEKVGGDGESEATVKVHAGGQRFVRTGEGNGPVNALDHALRLGLCEVYPEIEAFDLVDFRVRLLDTSHGTDAVTRVLIQTTDGERVWSTVGVGPNILEASYEALVDALVFGLMQAGIEPR; translated from the coding sequence ATGACGACGCCCCGCGCGCTCGACGGCGTGACCGTCGAGATCTACGACACCACCCTGCGCGACGGCGCCCAGCAGGAGGGCATGAACCTCACGGTCGCGGACAAGCTGATCATCGCGCCGCTGCTGGACGAGCTCGGCGTCGGCGTCATCGAGGGCGGCTGGCCGGGCGCGATCCCGAAGGACACCGAGTTCTTCGGCCTCGTCGACAAGGAGATCGAGTTCGAGCACGCGACGTTCGCGGCGTTCGGCTCGACCCGCAAGCCCGGGGCCCGCGCGCACGACGACGTGCAGGTCCGCGCGCTGCTGGACTCCGCCGCCGACGTCGTGACGCTGGTGGCCAAGAGCGACATCCGGCACGTCGAGCGCGCCCTGCGCACGACCGGCGAGGAGAACCTCGCGATGATCGCGGACACCGTCGCGTATCTCGTGGGGGAGGGGCGACGCGTCATCGTCGACGCCGAGCACTTCTTCGACGGCTACCGGTTCGACCCCGCCTACGCGCTGAGCGCCCTGGAGACGGCGTTCGCGGCCGGGGCCAGCGACGTGGTGCTGTGCGACACCAACGGCGGGATGCTGCCCGACTGGGTGCACGAGATCGTCTCTGCGGTCCGGCTGCGCAGCGACGGTGCGCTCGGCATCCACGCGCACAACGACTCCGGCTGCGCCGTCGCGAACTCGATCGCGGCCGTTCTCGCGGGTGCCCGGCAGGTGCAGGGCTGCATCAACGGCTACGGCGAGCGGACGGGCAACGCCGACCTGCTCACCATCGTCGCGAACCTCGAGCTCAAGCTCGGGGCGACCTGCCTGCCCGAGGGCCGGCTCGCCGAGGCGACCCGGATCGCGCACGCGGTCAGCGAGGTCACGAACATCCCGCCGTACGGACGCCAGCCCTACATCGGCGCGAGCGCGTTCGCGCACAAGGCCGGTCTGCACGCGAGCGCGATCCGCGTCGACCCCGACCTCTACCAGCACATCGACCCGACGCTCGTCGGCAACGACATGCGGATGCTCGTCTCGGAGATGGCCGGCCGGGCGTCCGTCGAGCTCAAGGGCCGCGAGCTGGGGATCGACCTCACGGGGCGCCCGGAGGTGCTCGGCCGCGTGGTCGACCGGGTGAAGAACGCCGAGGCCGCCGGCTACACCTACGACGCGGCCGATGCCTCGTTCGCCCTCATGCTCCGCGAGGAGCTCGACGGACAGCGACCGACCTACTTCCGCGTGCAGTCCTGGCGGGCCTCGGTCGCCTACTCCGAGAAGGTCGGGGGCGACGGGGAGAGCGAGGCGACCGTCAAGGTCCACGCCGGGGGCCAGCGGTTCGTCCGCACGGGCGAGGGGAACGGGCCGGTCAACGCGCTCGACCACGCCCTGCGCCTCGGGCTGTGCGAGGTCTACCCCGAGATCGAGGCGTTCGACCTCGTCGACTTCCGCGTCCGCCTGCTCGACACCTCGCACGGCACCGACGCCGTGACGCGGGTGCTCATCCAGACGACGGACGGCGAGCGCGTGTGGAGCACCGTCGGCGTCGGGCCGAACATCCTCGAGGCGTCCTACGAGGCGCTCGTCGACGCGCTCGTGTTCGGGCTCATGCAGGCGGGCATCGAGCCGCGCTGA